A window of Corallococcus macrosporus DSM 14697 contains these coding sequences:
- a CDS encoding response regulator, which translates to MSTPNLVLLVEDHADSRELLEEFLTLEGFTVETAGNGLSAWERLSRPPLPAAVLLDLMMPVMSGWELMRHVRQDARLSALPVVVVSGAGSSQPLPEGIRATVPKPVDLFELRATLDRVVSPG; encoded by the coding sequence ATGTCCACGCCCAACCTCGTCCTCCTCGTGGAAGACCACGCCGACAGCCGGGAGCTGTTGGAGGAGTTCCTCACCCTGGAGGGCTTCACCGTGGAGACGGCGGGCAACGGGCTCTCCGCCTGGGAGCGCCTGAGCCGGCCGCCCCTGCCGGCCGCGGTGCTGCTGGACCTGATGATGCCGGTGATGAGCGGCTGGGAGCTGATGCGCCACGTGCGCCAGGACGCGCGGCTCAGCGCCCTGCCCGTGGTGGTGGTGTCCGGCGCGGGGAGCTCGCAGCCCCTGCCCGAGGGCATCCGGGCCACGGTGCCCAAGCCCGTGGATTTGTTCGAGCTTCGCGCCACCCTGGACCGCGTGGTGAGCCCCGGCTGA
- a CDS encoding PAS domain S-box protein, with protein MSAWEVEVRRIPAAQALPRLALRDGLPRLLEVVATLMRRGAHGSVEAGLGEIPDRHAIERLGEGFDLRQVVTEYRLLRACVLRLWTRRENAIHLPEAERVFHEAMDEAVAASVSRYSLARERTLQALDRISTAALGSADAAGLLPRLLQVLRETVAVVDVAAVLLLEDGALRVESVVGNGMAVGDVVPVGEGFTGTVAATRQPLLVHDAGSDRRVSEPSLRDAGLSALLGAPLLLGEQLLGVVLMGSRATRELSEEDQFLFRAMAARTTALLLQAQAHAREREARAEAEASLARLRKSEAGLRRWEQVFKRLGVGVAVVDAAEERLSEVNPAFARMHGFAPEELTGRRLEDIFAPEARGVLPRHVAAANSKPSHEYESLHIRKDGTRFPAFTHITAFKDAAGRVEQRVATVVDITQRRAVEMDRQRLLSAIEAERARLASVLDQMPAGVFIADAPSGRLVMASRQVEVITGKPFQPSSSMQDYLVDYGVSLHPDGKPYSMEALPLARSLRHGEVVQGEEMLIPRDDGQYVTVLLSSSPILDREGTIIAAVATMVDVSERRRAQEAALQAARFGERLIAIVSHDLRNPLNAIQLSATQLLHSEALPERERRLVTRIARSGDRMKRMISELLDFTRGRLGGGIPIQRAASDLRSVVRLGVEELEAAWPERKLALRVEPGRYEGEWDADRLLQVVSNLGGNALQYSPADAPVSFTLSDGGASVVLEVHNPGEPIAPETLPRLFDPFRRGAIVGAGGSGSSGLGLGLYIVEQVVKGHGGRIEVTSTAQAGTTFRVALPRLPTGG; from the coding sequence ATGTCGGCGTGGGAGGTGGAGGTGCGCCGCATCCCCGCGGCCCAGGCGCTGCCGCGGCTCGCGCTGCGGGATGGGCTCCCCCGGCTGCTGGAGGTCGTCGCCACGCTGATGCGCCGCGGCGCGCACGGGAGCGTGGAGGCGGGCCTGGGGGAGATTCCGGACCGGCACGCCATCGAGCGGCTGGGCGAGGGCTTCGACCTGCGGCAGGTGGTGACGGAGTACCGGCTGCTGCGCGCGTGCGTGCTGCGCCTGTGGACCCGCCGGGAGAACGCCATCCACCTCCCGGAGGCGGAGCGCGTCTTCCATGAGGCCATGGATGAGGCGGTGGCGGCCTCCGTCAGCCGCTACTCGCTGGCGCGCGAGCGCACGTTGCAGGCGCTGGACCGCATCAGCACCGCGGCCCTGGGCAGCGCCGACGCCGCGGGGCTCCTGCCGCGCCTCCTCCAAGTGCTGCGGGAAACCGTGGCCGTGGTGGACGTGGCGGCCGTCCTGCTGCTGGAGGACGGCGCGCTGCGGGTGGAGAGCGTGGTGGGCAACGGGATGGCCGTGGGAGACGTGGTGCCCGTGGGCGAGGGCTTCACGGGCACCGTCGCGGCCACGCGTCAGCCGCTGCTGGTGCACGACGCCGGCTCGGACCGGCGGGTGAGCGAGCCGTCCCTGCGTGACGCGGGCCTGTCCGCGCTGCTCGGCGCGCCGCTGCTGCTGGGCGAGCAGCTCCTGGGCGTGGTGCTGATGGGCAGCCGGGCCACCCGCGAGCTGTCGGAGGAGGACCAGTTCCTGTTCCGCGCCATGGCGGCGCGCACCACCGCGCTGCTGCTCCAGGCCCAGGCCCATGCCCGCGAGCGCGAGGCGCGCGCCGAGGCGGAGGCGTCCCTGGCGCGCCTGCGGAAGAGCGAGGCGGGCCTGCGGCGCTGGGAGCAGGTCTTCAAGCGCCTGGGCGTGGGCGTGGCCGTGGTGGACGCGGCCGAGGAGCGGCTGAGTGAGGTGAACCCCGCCTTCGCGCGCATGCACGGCTTCGCGCCGGAGGAGCTGACGGGGCGGCGGCTGGAGGACATCTTCGCGCCAGAGGCGCGGGGCGTGCTGCCCAGGCACGTGGCGGCCGCGAACTCCAAGCCGTCCCACGAATACGAGTCACTCCACATCCGGAAGGACGGCACCCGCTTCCCCGCCTTCACGCACATCACCGCCTTCAAGGACGCGGCGGGCCGCGTGGAGCAGCGGGTGGCCACCGTGGTGGACATCACCCAGCGCCGGGCCGTGGAGATGGACCGGCAGCGGCTGCTGAGCGCCATCGAGGCGGAGCGCGCGCGGCTGGCGTCCGTGCTGGACCAGATGCCCGCGGGCGTGTTCATCGCGGACGCGCCGTCAGGAAGGCTGGTGATGGCCAGCCGGCAGGTGGAGGTCATCACCGGCAAGCCCTTCCAGCCCTCCTCGTCCATGCAGGACTACTTGGTGGACTACGGCGTGTCGCTGCATCCGGACGGCAAGCCCTATTCCATGGAGGCGCTGCCGCTGGCGCGCAGCCTCCGCCACGGCGAGGTGGTGCAGGGCGAGGAGATGCTCATCCCCCGCGACGACGGGCAGTACGTCACCGTGCTCCTGTCCAGCTCCCCCATCCTGGACCGGGAGGGCACCATCATCGCGGCGGTGGCCACCATGGTGGATGTCTCCGAGCGGCGCCGCGCCCAGGAGGCCGCGCTCCAGGCGGCGCGCTTCGGCGAGCGGCTGATTGCCATTGTCAGCCACGACCTGCGCAACCCGCTCAACGCCATCCAGCTCTCCGCGACGCAGCTCCTGCACAGCGAGGCGCTGCCGGAGCGTGAGCGGCGGCTGGTGACGCGCATCGCCCGCTCCGGCGACCGGATGAAGCGCATGATTTCGGAGCTGCTGGACTTCACGCGGGGCCGGCTGGGCGGCGGCATTCCCATCCAGCGCGCGGCCAGCGACCTGCGCTCGGTGGTCCGGCTGGGCGTGGAGGAGCTGGAGGCGGCGTGGCCCGAGCGCAAGCTGGCCCTGCGGGTGGAGCCGGGGCGCTACGAGGGCGAGTGGGACGCGGACCGGCTGCTCCAGGTGGTCAGCAACCTGGGCGGCAACGCGCTCCAATACAGCCCCGCCGACGCGCCGGTGTCCTTCACGCTGTCGGATGGCGGGGCGTCGGTGGTGCTGGAGGTCCACAACCCCGGGGAGCCCATTGCCCCGGAGACGCTGCCCCGCCTCTTCGACCCCTTCCGCCGGGGCGCCATCGTGGGGGCCGGAGGCAGCGGCAGCAGCGGCCTGGGGCTCGGGCTCTACATCGTCGAACAGGTGGTGAAGGGCCACGGCGGCCGCATCGAGGTGACCTCCACCGCCCAGGCGGGCACCACCTTCCGGGTGGCGCTGCCCCGCCTGCCCACGGGCGGCTGA
- a CDS encoding sensor histidine kinase yields the protein MSGRARLAWALGVGLLGHVLNRFPVELIPGFDILLGFFLVIPAAPLLGPWGAGLAAGIAASATLQLWGHPWAMVGAMMEGVVLGALTRRYWPLQADCLYWLGGIPYLVISYRLGLGPEVPSSSAFAIALKQALNSLVPALLTQVALMTPVARARLWPLLPPAMRTFTLSSAVSSALLLALTLPLLLVGTLEGRARYAAERRRMDDRGLFTAHLLAETVDAELSTAQSQAALLASVVMNRWEREGERPPPAWLEPLLREWVYHSAFALNGGVGDSAGSLVAIWPPLGVASQPLAASNFADRAYFQDVRRTRAPLVSGVFAGRAAVTGPVMVAVAPLLRQQRFEGFTLLAINLPRMRAVAQERLAPGQRALLVDPSGTVAFDTGAAAGLEPESLGGTSLGEVVAKLPATGTGTYVTEPQAPKLRRTLSARHLATASLLRPGWRIVVEHPMRFMDFSVVGTYRALLATLALALVLAIPITRLLTRMVSRPVEAVAEAAGRMAAGERDVRVFGPRHRPGTEEVEKLGLAFDEMTARLQRHLEEVERASQAKVAFFSIASHELKTPLATLKLRLQRLRPEKTVRQQDLVLMDRQVDRLARLVNQLLDVSELSSGRLSLARMPLELSTLVRRVAERRAASAPQHALKLSLEPVDGWWDEPRLEQVVYNLVDNAIRYSPEGGPVEVVLRREGGDAVLEVKDRGVGLGPGGGEALFSRALRGGTLSAISRVEGLGVGLYLSREIVTRHGGTIHLAAREGGGTCAIVRLPRSEAPQEA from the coding sequence ATGAGCGGGCGCGCACGGTTGGCCTGGGCGCTGGGGGTGGGGCTGTTGGGCCATGTGCTCAACCGTTTTCCCGTGGAGCTCATCCCAGGCTTCGACATCCTCCTGGGGTTCTTCCTGGTCATCCCCGCGGCCCCGCTGCTGGGCCCCTGGGGCGCGGGGCTGGCCGCCGGCATCGCCGCGTCCGCCACCCTCCAGCTCTGGGGCCATCCGTGGGCCATGGTGGGCGCGATGATGGAGGGCGTCGTGCTGGGCGCGCTCACCCGGCGCTACTGGCCCCTCCAGGCGGACTGCCTCTACTGGCTGGGTGGAATCCCCTACCTCGTCATCAGCTACCGCCTGGGCCTGGGCCCGGAGGTTCCGTCCTCCAGCGCCTTCGCCATCGCCCTCAAGCAGGCCCTCAACAGCCTGGTGCCGGCGCTGCTGACGCAGGTGGCGCTGATGACGCCCGTGGCGCGCGCCCGGCTCTGGCCGCTGCTGCCGCCCGCGATGCGCACCTTCACCCTGTCATCGGCGGTGAGCTCGGCGCTGCTGTTGGCGCTGACGTTGCCGTTGCTGCTGGTGGGGACCCTGGAGGGCCGGGCCCGCTATGCCGCCGAGCGCCGCCGCATGGACGACCGGGGCCTCTTCACCGCCCACCTGCTGGCGGAGACGGTGGACGCCGAGCTGTCCACCGCGCAATCCCAGGCGGCCCTGCTGGCGAGCGTCGTCATGAACAGGTGGGAGCGCGAGGGCGAGCGGCCGCCCCCGGCCTGGTTGGAGCCGCTGCTGCGGGAATGGGTGTATCACTCCGCGTTCGCGCTCAACGGCGGCGTTGGCGACAGCGCCGGCAGCCTGGTGGCCATCTGGCCGCCGCTGGGCGTGGCGTCCCAGCCGCTGGCGGCGTCCAACTTCGCGGACCGCGCCTACTTCCAGGACGTGCGCCGCACGCGCGCGCCCCTGGTGAGCGGCGTCTTCGCGGGCCGCGCCGCCGTGACGGGTCCGGTCATGGTCGCCGTGGCCCCGCTGCTGCGGCAGCAGCGCTTCGAGGGCTTCACGTTGCTCGCCATCAACCTGCCGCGAATGCGGGCCGTGGCCCAGGAGCGCCTGGCCCCGGGCCAGCGCGCGCTGCTGGTGGACCCGTCTGGCACCGTGGCCTTCGACACCGGCGCGGCGGCGGGGCTGGAGCCCGAGTCCCTGGGCGGCACCTCCCTGGGCGAGGTGGTGGCGAAGCTGCCCGCCACTGGGACCGGCACCTATGTCACCGAGCCCCAGGCGCCCAAGCTGCGGCGGACGCTGTCGGCGCGGCACCTGGCGACCGCGTCCCTGCTCAGGCCGGGCTGGCGCATCGTGGTGGAGCACCCGATGCGCTTCATGGACTTCAGCGTCGTGGGGACCTACCGCGCCCTGCTGGCGACGCTGGCTCTCGCGTTGGTGCTGGCCATCCCCATCACCCGCCTGCTGACCCGCATGGTCTCCAGGCCGGTGGAGGCCGTGGCCGAGGCGGCGGGCCGCATGGCCGCGGGCGAACGCGACGTGCGCGTCTTCGGCCCGCGGCACCGCCCGGGCACCGAGGAAGTGGAGAAGCTGGGCCTGGCCTTCGACGAGATGACGGCCCGCCTCCAGCGACACCTGGAGGAGGTGGAGCGCGCCAGCCAGGCCAAGGTGGCCTTCTTCTCCATCGCCAGCCACGAGCTGAAGACGCCCCTGGCCACCCTCAAGCTGCGCTTGCAGCGGCTGCGCCCGGAGAAGACGGTGCGCCAGCAGGACCTGGTCCTCATGGACCGGCAGGTGGACCGGCTGGCGCGGCTGGTCAACCAGCTCCTGGATGTGTCCGAGCTCTCCAGCGGCCGGTTGTCACTGGCGCGGATGCCGCTGGAGCTGTCCACGCTGGTGCGGCGGGTGGCGGAGCGGCGCGCGGCCTCCGCGCCCCAGCACGCACTGAAGCTGTCGCTGGAGCCCGTGGACGGTTGGTGGGACGAGCCCCGGCTGGAGCAGGTCGTCTACAACCTGGTGGACAACGCCATCCGCTACAGCCCGGAAGGGGGCCCGGTGGAGGTGGTGCTCCGGCGCGAAGGAGGCGACGCGGTGCTGGAGGTGAAGGACCGGGGCGTGGGCCTGGGGCCGGGCGGTGGCGAGGCGCTGTTCTCCCGCGCGCTCCGGGGCGGCACGCTGTCCGCCATCAGCCGCGTGGAGGGCCTGGGCGTGGGGCTCTACCTGAGCCGGGAAATCGTCACCCGGCATGGCGGCACCATCCACCTCGCCGCCCGTGAGGGTGGCGGCACCTGCGCCATCGTCCGCCTCCCCCGGAGCGAGGCTCCCCAGGAGGCGTAG
- a CDS encoding response regulator has protein sequence MSRPLQHLLLVEDEPAWRERLDVVARAEGVKVSHAADGQEALEWLCTRPRASHPDLILLDLLMPRMDGWELYGQLRTNARLRHLGVLMFSGALSGQEPPLDGVVGYLRKPHTPEAVDGALRAQLRGLPALPERAATEPYALHLPEDVCLPLRTLPGPLGHAVRLHLLRAAELVGTELPLASTWLMALPGTPPSLLVTVDGVQVELEVDDTQRRLIVHDVTLSPHLRHGT, from the coding sequence ATGTCCCGGCCGCTCCAGCACCTGCTTCTCGTCGAGGATGAGCCCGCCTGGCGCGAGCGGCTGGACGTCGTCGCTCGCGCGGAGGGCGTGAAGGTCTCCCACGCGGCGGACGGCCAGGAGGCCCTGGAGTGGCTGTGCACGCGGCCACGCGCCAGCCACCCCGACCTCATCCTCCTGGACCTGCTGATGCCCCGCATGGACGGGTGGGAGCTCTACGGCCAGCTCCGGACCAACGCGCGGCTGCGCCACCTGGGCGTGCTGATGTTCTCCGGGGCCCTGAGCGGCCAGGAGCCCCCCTTGGATGGCGTGGTGGGCTACCTGCGCAAACCCCACACCCCCGAGGCCGTGGACGGCGCCCTGCGCGCCCAGCTTCGGGGACTCCCCGCGCTTCCGGAGCGCGCCGCCACCGAGCCCTACGCGCTGCACCTGCCCGAGGACGTCTGCCTCCCCCTGCGCACGCTGCCCGGCCCCCTGGGCCACGCCGTGCGGCTGCACCTGCTGCGCGCGGCGGAGCTGGTCGGCACCGAGCTGCCGCTGGCCTCCACCTGGCTGATGGCGCTCCCGGGGACGCCGCCCTCGCTGCTGGTGACGGTGGACGGCGTCCAGGTGGAGCTGGAGGTGGACGACACGCAGCGCCGGCTCATCGTCCACGACGTCACGCTGTCACCGCACCTGCGCCACGGAACCTGA
- a CDS encoding bpX6 domain-containing protein codes for MSTARAGLLRPRQQVHRGTVKASALWLDPALLGEAEARRRILAMWSPTVSVHAVAGGYLVELSTPRVVACDTAPGLPLTREHGVLTSAPLSQAERRHPSLHEDTVVLVLGGQAQTFSAGALPRVDVSAWLEVSGWRLRAPETLGAPPPPVAVLEPLPPPSRERFGPGVPEPSPEAQAMLARMEGRAVTAPARGPGWWARLRAKLTPEGTVGRAGADGRLIRPGWLTRLRARFSNPGTASRESGGTGGGRPGWLARLGATLRGAGAHGQQPGRTPSAGWLARLAAMLQGSARDAAPRALPPSAPAAPRGPSPWGRLSDWMLRNTLLGEWVRQRKTEYVRRLFEMFEEGDLHEALRHAIPLSKEMSDGAREALGLPGPREQLTLQTQARGGAGAVFAGGPDLYSALQQRYREAFRRFEREGRFDEAAFVLAELLGAVEEAVSFLERHGRFKLAAELAEGRKLEPGIVVRQWFLAGDVARAVAIARRSGAFADAVARLERSNPPEARALRLLWAETLAEAGDYARAIQVVWPVAQNREAARTWLERGVACGGATGVRLLAMWATAFPDGLTAAGERVRELLEDDAPGRASERFVFGLALVEEAPSANRTALVVPTLRALLRDRAAGNARFTSDLDLIKRLLAAAPDGTLRTDLPTLGDCVHPAWRDDHARPRAEATVWASDAGTFTIHDAVVLPDGRLLYALGEAGARLVRADGGTVAHFDVPAFCLVPSRHGDRVLALARRGDVWRLSRLDLVARRSRPWCDVALTAWAPSYDGDVWFVSQDTTVMMVDALASGFRALWSVPGLEQAAICLAADATHMSFCVGKRERWTYALADGPTLRDRSALPPEVMDPRRVLVAQSMVPDGETAMLSMEFPPRSEAPADGVTPLMFRVNWMQPVSLRSRVWTKPDDERRKGILISREWCLELLALGTDWRFQLTDRQGTLRAVLTFEGDVRPEARFTDGLLLTFDAGGRGLWLDLESGELRHLPVV; via the coding sequence ATGAGCACGGCGCGCGCCGGGCTGCTGCGGCCCCGACAGCAGGTGCACCGAGGCACCGTCAAGGCCTCGGCCCTCTGGCTCGACCCGGCGCTGCTCGGCGAGGCGGAGGCGCGCCGCCGCATCCTGGCGATGTGGTCCCCCACCGTGTCCGTTCACGCCGTGGCGGGTGGATATCTTGTGGAGTTGTCCACGCCGCGCGTGGTGGCGTGTGACACCGCGCCCGGGTTGCCGCTCACGCGGGAGCACGGCGTGCTCACCTCCGCGCCGCTGTCCCAGGCGGAGCGCCGGCACCCGAGCCTCCATGAAGACACGGTGGTGCTGGTGCTCGGCGGGCAGGCCCAGACCTTCTCCGCCGGAGCGCTGCCTCGGGTGGACGTGTCCGCCTGGCTCGAGGTGTCCGGGTGGCGGCTCCGGGCTCCGGAGACTCTGGGCGCGCCGCCGCCGCCCGTGGCCGTCCTGGAGCCCCTGCCGCCGCCGTCGCGCGAGCGCTTCGGCCCAGGGGTGCCCGAGCCGTCACCCGAGGCCCAGGCCATGCTCGCGCGCATGGAGGGGCGCGCCGTCACCGCGCCGGCCCGCGGTCCGGGCTGGTGGGCGCGGCTGCGCGCGAAGCTCACGCCCGAGGGGACGGTGGGGCGCGCAGGCGCTGATGGCAGGCTCATTCGGCCCGGGTGGTTGACGCGGCTGCGCGCGCGCTTCTCCAACCCGGGGACGGCCTCCCGCGAAAGTGGCGGCACCGGAGGCGGACGGCCCGGGTGGCTGGCGCGGCTCGGGGCCACGCTCCGGGGGGCTGGAGCGCACGGGCAGCAGCCGGGGAGGACGCCGTCGGCTGGATGGCTGGCGCGGCTGGCCGCGATGCTCCAGGGTTCTGCCCGTGACGCGGCGCCGCGTGCCCTGCCACCGTCCGCGCCCGCCGCGCCTCGAGGGCCGAGCCCCTGGGGCAGGCTGTCCGACTGGATGCTGCGCAACACCTTGCTCGGCGAGTGGGTCCGGCAGCGCAAGACGGAGTACGTGCGCCGCCTCTTCGAGATGTTCGAGGAGGGCGACCTGCACGAGGCGCTGCGGCACGCCATCCCGCTGAGCAAGGAGATGAGCGACGGCGCGCGCGAGGCCCTGGGGCTGCCGGGCCCGCGGGAGCAGCTCACGCTCCAGACCCAGGCGCGTGGCGGCGCTGGCGCCGTGTTCGCGGGAGGGCCGGACCTCTACTCCGCGCTCCAGCAGCGCTACCGCGAGGCCTTCCGCCGCTTCGAGCGGGAGGGCCGCTTCGATGAAGCCGCCTTCGTCCTGGCGGAGCTGCTGGGCGCCGTCGAGGAGGCCGTGTCCTTCCTGGAGCGGCACGGCCGCTTCAAGCTGGCGGCGGAGCTGGCGGAGGGACGCAAGCTGGAGCCCGGCATCGTGGTGCGCCAGTGGTTCCTGGCCGGGGACGTGGCCCGCGCCGTCGCCATCGCCCGGCGCAGCGGCGCCTTCGCGGACGCGGTGGCGCGGCTGGAGCGCTCGAATCCACCGGAGGCGCGCGCGCTCCGGTTGCTGTGGGCGGAGACGCTCGCGGAGGCTGGTGACTACGCGCGCGCCATCCAGGTCGTGTGGCCGGTGGCGCAGAACCGTGAGGCGGCGCGCACCTGGTTGGAGCGAGGCGTGGCGTGTGGGGGCGCGACGGGCGTGCGGCTCCTGGCGATGTGGGCCACGGCGTTTCCGGATGGGCTGACAGCGGCGGGCGAGCGGGTGCGCGAGCTGCTCGAGGACGATGCCCCAGGGCGCGCCTCCGAGCGCTTCGTCTTCGGTCTGGCGCTGGTGGAGGAGGCGCCCTCCGCCAACCGCACCGCACTGGTGGTGCCCACGCTGCGCGCGCTGTTGAGGGACAGGGCGGCGGGCAACGCCCGCTTCACCTCGGACCTGGACCTCATCAAGCGCCTGCTGGCCGCCGCGCCCGACGGCACCCTCCGCACGGACCTGCCGACGCTGGGCGACTGCGTTCACCCCGCCTGGCGCGATGACCACGCGCGGCCCCGCGCCGAAGCCACCGTCTGGGCCTCCGACGCGGGGACCTTCACGATTCATGACGCGGTGGTGCTGCCGGATGGCCGCCTGTTGTACGCGCTGGGCGAGGCGGGAGCGAGGCTGGTGCGCGCGGACGGCGGGACGGTGGCCCACTTCGACGTCCCGGCCTTCTGCCTGGTGCCTTCCCGGCATGGAGACCGGGTGCTGGCGCTCGCGAGGCGGGGCGACGTGTGGCGGCTGTCCCGGCTGGACCTGGTGGCTCGCAGGAGCAGGCCGTGGTGCGACGTGGCGTTGACCGCGTGGGCGCCAAGCTATGATGGTGACGTCTGGTTCGTGTCCCAGGACACCACGGTGATGATGGTGGATGCGCTCGCCTCCGGCTTCCGCGCGCTCTGGAGCGTCCCAGGCTTGGAGCAGGCCGCGATCTGCCTCGCGGCGGATGCCACGCATATGAGCTTCTGTGTCGGCAAACGGGAGAGGTGGACGTACGCGCTCGCGGACGGGCCCACGCTGCGAGACCGGTCGGCGCTGCCACCCGAAGTCATGGACCCGCGCCGCGTGCTCGTCGCCCAGTCCATGGTCCCGGATGGGGAGACGGCCATGCTGAGCATGGAGTTCCCCCCTCGCTCCGAGGCCCCGGCCGATGGCGTGACGCCGCTGATGTTCCGTGTGAATTGGATGCAGCCCGTCTCACTCCGCAGCCGGGTCTGGACGAAGCCCGACGATGAGCGGCGCAAGGGCATCCTCATCTCACGGGAGTGGTGTCTGGAGTTGCTGGCTCTGGGGACGGACTGGCGGTTTCAATTGACAGACAGGCAGGGCACCTTGCGCGCCGTGCTGACGTTCGAAGGAGACGTCCGCCCGGAGGCGCGGTTCACCGACGGCCTGTTGCTGACCTTCGACGCGGGCGGCAGGGGTCTTTGGTTGGATTTGGAGAGCGGTGAGCTCCGCCACCTGCCGGTGGTTTGA
- a CDS encoding AAA family ATPase produces the protein MASSFESAASSVRDALASAGRGLVEREAMVELVALSAVAGEHLLVVGPPGTAKSEAVRRTARVLGGSYFEYLLGRFTEPSELFGPVDLRKLREGIVATETQGMLPEAEVAFLDEVFLGSTAILNTLLGLLNERTFRRGHTRMACPLRVCVGASNALPEDESLAAFADRFLARIFVEPVPDPRLEELLAGGASLWGEAEARTTSLASLDVIAQAAREADLSGVRPHLAHALRTLRAAGVALSDRRAVKVQKLIAAAAALAGRRTPGTADLWPLVYAVPTKEAQALAREVLRDVLAGAENAALPAAALEASAGPLARARRIASAGQALLAERPGDDDAEALSAWRLKLEGVAREMDAGFAPDSLPEDLKVLRAEVAGVLTSGAGSSEVEVAV, from the coding sequence ATGGCCAGCTCCTTCGAATCCGCCGCCTCCTCCGTTCGTGATGCGCTCGCCAGCGCGGGACGGGGCCTGGTCGAACGCGAGGCGATGGTGGAGCTGGTCGCGCTCTCCGCCGTGGCGGGGGAGCACCTGCTCGTTGTCGGCCCGCCGGGCACCGCGAAGAGCGAGGCCGTGCGGCGCACCGCGCGCGTCCTGGGCGGCTCCTACTTCGAATACCTCCTGGGCCGCTTCACCGAGCCCTCGGAGCTCTTCGGCCCCGTGGACCTGCGCAAGCTGCGCGAGGGCATCGTCGCAACGGAGACCCAGGGCATGCTGCCCGAGGCCGAGGTCGCCTTCCTCGACGAGGTGTTCCTCGGCTCCACCGCCATCCTCAACACGCTGCTGGGCCTCCTCAACGAGCGCACCTTCCGGCGCGGCCACACCCGGATGGCCTGCCCCCTGCGTGTCTGCGTGGGCGCCTCCAATGCCCTGCCGGAAGACGAGTCGCTGGCCGCCTTCGCGGACCGCTTCCTCGCGCGCATCTTCGTCGAGCCCGTGCCGGACCCCCGCCTGGAGGAGCTGCTCGCGGGGGGCGCTTCGCTGTGGGGCGAGGCGGAGGCGCGGACCACCTCGTTGGCGTCGCTGGATGTGATTGCCCAGGCCGCGCGCGAGGCGGACCTGTCCGGCGTGCGTCCCCACCTGGCCCATGCGCTGCGCACGCTGCGCGCCGCCGGGGTGGCGCTCTCAGACCGCCGCGCCGTGAAGGTGCAGAAGCTCATCGCCGCCGCCGCCGCGCTCGCGGGCCGGCGCACGCCAGGCACCGCGGACCTGTGGCCGCTCGTGTACGCCGTACCGACGAAGGAGGCGCAGGCGCTGGCTCGGGAGGTGCTGCGGGACGTGCTCGCCGGGGCGGAGAACGCGGCGCTGCCCGCGGCGGCGCTGGAGGCCAGCGCGGGGCCCCTGGCGCGGGCGCGGCGCATCGCCTCGGCGGGGCAGGCGCTGCTGGCGGAGCGGCCCGGGGACGACGACGCCGAGGCGCTCTCCGCGTGGCGGCTCAAGCTGGAGGGCGTGGCGCGGGAGATGGACGCGGGCTTCGCGCCCGACTCCCTCCCCGAGGACTTGAAGGTGCTGCGCGCGGAGGTCGCGGGCGTGCTCACCTCCGGCGCCGGGTCCTCCGAGGTGGAGGTGGCGGTGTGA